Proteins co-encoded in one Brassica rapa cultivar Chiifu-401-42 chromosome A02, CAAS_Brap_v3.01, whole genome shotgun sequence genomic window:
- the LOC103852619 gene encoding glutathione S-transferase U12 isoform X2, translating into MAQNGSNSTVKLLGTWSSPFALRGRVALHLKSVEYEYIEEADVLNSKSDLLLKSNPIHKKVPVLIHGDVSICESLNIVQYVDESWPSKPSILPSDPKDRAAARFWAHFVDGNVSSFTNTFVSLYITLVEYVYNVVNMVQCFESIDAAAGAKDEAGRMTAAGSLIECLAALEEGFQKSNKGGDFFGGQNIGYVDIACGAILGPLSVIEAFSGMKFLSPETTPGLVQWAEIFKAHEAVKPYMPTVAEFIEFAKQKFNV; encoded by the exons ATGGCTCAGAATGGTTCGAACAGTACTGTGAAGCTGCTTGGAACATGGTCAAGCCCATTCGCCTTGAGGGGTCGAGTCGCTTTACACCTTAAGTCCGTTGAGTACGAGTACATAGAAGAAGCCGATGTTCTGAACTCGAAGAGCGATCTTCTTCTCAAATCCAACCCAATCCACAAGAAAGTCCCTGTCCTTATCCATGGTGACGTCTCAATCTGCGAGTCTCTCAACATTGTTCAGTACGTCGATGAATCATGGCCCTCCAAGCCTTCCATCCTCCCTTCTGATCCTAAAGATCGCGCCGCTGCTCGTTTTTGGGCTCACTTCGTTGACGGAAATGTATCAAGTTTCACCAATACCTttgtttctttatatataacTCTTGTGGAATATGTGTATAATGTTGTGAACATGGTGCAGTGCTTTGAATCGATCGATGCGGCGGCTGGAGCAAAAGATGAAGCCGGGAGGATGACGGCAGCGGGAAGTTTGATAGAATGTCTAGCGGCGTTGGAGGAGGGTTTTCAGAAGAGCAACAAAGGCGGAGACTTCTTCGGAGGCCAAAACATTGGGTACGTCGACATTGCATGTGGCGCCATATTGGGTCCACTATCTGTCATCGAGGCGTTTTCAGGTATGAAGTTTTTGAGTCCAGAGACAACACCGGGCCTGGTCCAGTGGGCCGagat aTTCAAAGCACATGAAGCTGTGAAACCTTACATGCCAACCGTTGCCGAGTTCATCGAGTTCGCCAAACAGAAGTTCAATGTCTAG
- the LOC103852619 gene encoding glutathione S-transferase U12 isoform X1, whose translation MAQNGSNSTVKLLGTWSSPFALRGRVALHLKSVEYEYIEEADVLNSKSDLLLKSNPIHKKVPVLIHGDVSICESLNIVQYVDESWPSKPSILPSDPKDRAAARFWAHFVDGNVSSFTNTFVSLYITLVEYVYNVVNMVQCFESIDAAAGAKDEAGRMTAAGSLIECLAALEEGFQKSNKGGDFFGGQNIGYVDIACGAILGPLSVIEAFSGMKFLSPETTPGLVQWAEIFKAHEAVKPYMPTVAEFIEFAKQKFNV comes from the exons ATGGCTCAGAATGGTTCGAACAGTACTGTGAAGCTGCTTGGAACATGGTCAAGCCCATTCGCCTTGAGGGGTCGAGTCGCTTTACACCTTAAGTCCGTTGAGTACGAGTACATAGAAGAAGCCGATGTTCTGAACTCGAAGAGCGATCTTCTTCTCAAATCCAACCCAATCCACAAGAAAGTCCCTGTCCTTATCCATGGTGACGTCTCAATCTGCGAGTCTCTCAACATTGTTCAGTACGTCGATGAATCATGGCCCTCCAAGCCTTCCATCCTCCCTTCTGATCCTAAAGATCGCGCCGCTGCTCGTTTTTGGGCTCACTTCGTTGACGGAAATGTATCAAGTTTCACCAATACCTttgtttctttatatataacTCTTGTGGAATATGTGTATAATGTTGTGAACATGGTGCAGTGCTTTGAATCGATCGATGCGGCGGCTGGAGCAAAAGATGAAGCCGGGAGGATGACGGCAGCGGGAAGTTTGATAGAATGTCTAGCGGCGTTGGAGGAGGGTTTTCAGAAGAGCAACAAAGGCGGAGACTTCTTCGGAGGCCAAAACATTGGGTACGTCGACATTGCATGTGGCGCCATATTGGGTCCACTATCTGTCATCGAGGCGTTTTCAGGTATGAAGTTTTTGAGTCCAGAGACAACACCGGGCCTGGTCCAGTGGGCCGa gataTTCAAAGCACATGAAGCTGTGAAACCTTACATGCCAACCGTTGCCGAGTTCATCGAGTTCGCCAAACAGAAGTTCAATGTCTAG